One window from the genome of Deltaproteobacteria bacterium encodes:
- the prfA gene encoding peptide chain release factor 1 translates to MWDKLENVERRFDELTEKMSQPELAARPGEFQAVAKERAGIEPLVLKLREARAVLQQIKDAEELLEAESDPEMLEMAREELSELRASKENLEKALEVLLLPKDPYDEKNVILEIRAGTGGEEAALFAGDLMRMYLRLAERHRWKAEMLSVSESDRGGVREAMIRLAGEAVYSHLKFESGVHRVQRVPETESQGRIHTSAASVAVLPEAEEVDLKIDPSDLRIDVYRSSGPGGQSVNTTDSAVRITHLPTGITVAMQDEKSQHKNKAKALMVLRSRILEAEQQKAHDERAEMRRSMVGTGDRSDKIRTYNFPQDRLTDHRIGLTRHNLDGVLDGDLDDVIVACRTHFQAEALKASRP, encoded by the coding sequence GATGTCGCAGCCCGAGCTCGCTGCGAGGCCAGGTGAGTTCCAGGCCGTCGCCAAGGAGCGCGCCGGGATCGAGCCGCTGGTCCTCAAGCTGCGCGAGGCCCGCGCGGTCCTCCAGCAGATCAAGGACGCCGAGGAGCTCCTCGAGGCCGAGAGCGACCCGGAGATGCTGGAGATGGCGCGAGAGGAGCTCTCCGAGCTGCGCGCCAGCAAGGAGAACCTGGAGAAGGCGCTCGAGGTCCTCCTCCTGCCCAAGGACCCGTACGACGAGAAGAACGTCATCCTCGAGATCCGGGCCGGCACCGGCGGCGAGGAGGCGGCCCTCTTCGCGGGCGACCTGATGCGGATGTACCTGCGGCTGGCCGAGCGCCACCGGTGGAAGGCCGAGATGCTCTCGGTCTCCGAGAGCGATCGCGGCGGCGTGCGGGAGGCGATGATCCGGCTGGCCGGAGAGGCGGTCTACTCCCACCTGAAGTTCGAGAGCGGGGTCCACCGGGTGCAGCGGGTGCCCGAGACCGAGAGCCAGGGGCGGATCCACACCTCGGCGGCCTCGGTGGCCGTCCTGCCCGAGGCCGAGGAGGTCGATCTGAAGATCGATCCGAGCGACCTGCGCATCGACGTCTACCGCTCCAGCGGGCCAGGCGGGCAGAGCGTGAACACCACCGACTCGGCGGTGCGCATCACCCACCTCCCCACCGGCATCACGGTGGCGATGCAGGACGAGAAGAGCCAGCACAAGAACAAGGCGAAGGCGCTGATGGTGCTGCGCTCGCGCATCCTCGAGGCCGAGCAGCAGAAGGCCCACGACGAGCGCGCCGAGATGCGCCGGAGCATGGTGGGCACCGGCGATCGCTCCGACAAGATCCGCACCTACAACTTCCCCCAGGATCGCCTCACCGATCATCGCATCGGCCTGACCCGGCACAACCTCGACGGCGTGCTCGACGGAGATCTCGACGACGTCATCGTCGCCTGCCGCACGCACTTCCAGGCCGAGGCGCTCAAGGCCTCCCGTCCGTGA